The genomic stretch ctccgggactaccacgtcgacagggactcccacgacgacagcaccgacgaggaggacgactgaatgagtgttgtttcttcgcagcgaatacatgcacggaggtttctgcctgttcgcctcatcggtagaaccaacaagggcaccatcctcccgctggattttccagtttaggtgactaggtgtgccctcgagtgttctttcttagcagcgaacacacgaaaccttcgatgcacggcctagttaggtttagtttctttgcaatattttatatttgtgtccaccatggttcaaactatgtattagtttgtggaaaaccatgttccaaactatgtcttcgtgtaaaccatgttcccaattatgtattagtttgtggaaattgaaataaaaatgccagaaaaattattttaaatgtttgggggcggcgtttgggggacgcggctgggaagcgacgtcccccaaacgcggcacgaacgaaacacgtcccccaaacgcttgatccggcgcggtttgaggAACGGTttgggaacgcgactggagatgctcttactaatCTCGAACCAGGGGACGGGTGCGATACCATCCTCGCCCGTTGCCGGGTATTTTCGTAGACGGCACTCCCTTCTTTCTCCATGTCGACATACTAGTTCAGCAGCCGTCCCTAGTCAATAGTCGCAGCGCCTACTAGTATTCGTGAGTCAGTCAACTTCGAAAGTCGAAACCATGGACCAAACGAGGCATGGAGAACCAGTGGAAACTGGAAACAATTGCCAAGAAAGAAAACGTGGTTGGAAATCGGTTTGTGCATTCCCTACCCATCAAGACCGATCTTGATTCTAGAGAGTTGCAACATCGTGGCATAGAAAGCATGCGCTGCgaccgtaagagcatctccagtcacgtcaTCTAAAGCGTTCATCAAAGGGATTTGGGTACGCTGGATAAAAAAACATTCTCAACCGTGTCCTCTAAAGTTGTTTTTTGTTcggcgcggtccgatacggtgtccggcggctCCGGGCACGtcgaacacaacgaaaagcgaggcgaagcgacgcggacccaacccgtcagcggctcggaagcctaaaatcccgtcgcctacctttggtcaagcgatgtTAATGGCCTCCcaattttcccaggcgacgcagggacgtgtctcgtcgtgcatggccgcgaggccgtccgcgccggcgttattgcgtgcaaccacccgttgTCGCCGATGTACATTAAGAGGCCCTGTGGTTCGTCCCaatctctcaccgctcccaaaccttctcgtcaACGCCCCCCACCCCCAGATCTTCTCCCCGCCGTCCCAAGCAATGTCGTCCTCGTCCGcctgcaagatcgccgcggcagcctaaccgtgaaggaggcgtgggcgctgtaccacgccggaTATCctatcccgccggacatgcgcctgccaagcagcggcggctggaagatgaccatgaacggcattggcatcccgccgccgccgaagccgggcacggagcATTGGAAGGACGGCATCAGGGCCCGGTGGGCTGAACTCAGcgacgaggagcgggcggatccgacctgGGCGCCCAAGAACAATGACGAGTGGTGGGCCACgtgcttcaaggccaagtacgacgaggAGATGCGCAGCACCGtcggcctcatcggcgggccgaACAACTGGAACAGGGACGGGCGTGCctggttctggggcgttccggggcgcaccctcgagagcgTCATCcgtggcatccgcaacggcgctccaaggttggaggggccgccctcaccgccaccgtcccccgcagcgcaatggcagccgaggaagaccatgtactcgtcctcctcgaactcttcttcctcgggaccggcccaatcgacgccgtcctcgtcgtaccgctcggtgccctacaccgtccccaatcgcgtgaagaaggagccggcgacgcccgtcaatccgaggcgaggcggcagcggcagcggcagccggcgctaGCAAGAGAGGcggggcggcgccctcctcatcccgaagccggaggtgaaggaggaatcggaggaagcgtcgcaggcagcgctgctggcggagtacgagcagcagcagcgcctcatcgccagcagcgacgaccccgaggactacccagggctgcgagcggcgttcttggtgtcgctgaacgacaaggacgcctggaggggcgaccttgacacggcgatcgccatgtccatccgcgactccggcaagccgctcgtggagctcaccgacgaccacGAGACaggaccaagcggcctggtgaaggacgagcccgtcgacgagcccgatgagcgcgtcaagcaggaggtcgtcaccgacgacatgtacaacttccaccagtactacgacgcctccggccgccgcaagtacttctagattaggtttagtttaaatttagtcgaatctcgttcgaatctatgtaatatatgctaagtttggatgaatttaatcgaatttcgctcaagttttaaatttccgaaattttgtttgggggacgcgactggggagcgacgtcccccaaacgcggcatgaataaaacacgtctcccaaacgATAGATCCGGCGAGttttggggacggtttgggaacacgactagagatgctctaagtatttTCCCATCCCAATAGCGACGAAGTACTAGGATCTGTAAGTTCAAAAGAAGTTGGAAAATTCAACATGTGCACCACGGTAAATTGTGCGTTCGTACCCTTTTTGTAACATGATGTGTTCAATTATGTGTTTAAAAACAAGAATGTAGTCAAAGGCAAGAATGTGAGGGACAAAAAGGTTTTTGTTTCTTCATGTGGCCCCTCTTACCATAAATCATCCAAGTTACTCCCTCTATTTATTGCCATCCGATTCGTATTACTTGACGCTAATATAGTAGatttatctagacacattttagttgtagatatatttattttagcaccaagtaatatggatcgtagGAAGTACCTCTAATCGGATATAATTGACGTCCGACACCGCCTTTAGCTAGAATGTAGCTAGCTAcgctccgcgtcgattaaaaccGGCTAGAGGGAGTACAATATAGTGCATTGTTTCGGTCTAACTTAAACTTTCTGAAATTTGACCGATTTTATAGAAAAAATATCACCATCTTTGGCCATCATAAAATATGTTTGTATAGTGTGCATATATATTTAATATGGTAGATACTAAATTTTCTATAAGCTTGATCAAATTTTACAAAGTTGGACTTAGAAAGAACTAATATGCAATGCGCAGTATCTTAGAATACAAAAGTACATGTGGTTTACATCGAAAACAAATGTTGCTATGTGGAGAAGAAATATATTTGTTTTCAAACAGATGGAGTAACTTCTATTTCTCCATGAGTGAATAATGCATGAGTTGAGCGCTTACGAAATAATAGGAAGACAAAAAAATCACGAGCGATTCTTAACTTTTTTTACATAAACACTGAGTGTAACATGAAACCTCACGATAGCATTGTATCTTCAGATCGGTACTGAAGGTGAACTGTTGGCCAACGGCTGTAGTCAACACATACCAGAACGAAAAGAAACTAGGTTACGCCCGCCAGGAAGCTCTGTTGCAGTGTTGCTCCTCCCTTTCCTCAATGACTATCAACCATGCTTTTGTGTGTTTTAAAGGAACTGCTGTATTTCTAGCTTATTGATAGCGATGGCAATTTTCTCATTTATTTAATTTCCGAAAGCAGGATGACATCTCATTAGTGTAAGATATCACAATTCAATAGCTCCATTGTCATAGCCTCGGACAGAAAGCAGGTAGAAAGATCACGACATGCTGCCAGACAATAGGAATCTAGCTCAAACAATAAAAACAATCCGAAGAAAAATCTTCGACTCAACAAAGGCCCCATAGGAAGTAGGACCAGTTGGAGCACATCAATTTCACAGGAAATTTTCAAGAAAAGGACACAACCATCTCGGGGTTATTTTCCAACACAGCCCACCTGGGAATAAATAGCCAACTCCCCAAAAGCAACACCCTAAATCCAAGTCCAACACAAACATCAATTGAAAGCATATGGTTCTGAGTTTTACATTCTGGGCCCCATAGAGATGCACAACACCTTCAAACAAAGACAGAATATCCATCAATTTACAAGATAAGCTACCCACACCACCATGCATGCACATTATTATTATGGAGTACCATTATTTCTCTACGGTTACAGCTTAACGATTCTTGGCTATATGAATGACTGGCTCGTCATCACAAGCGTCTAAAACGAGGAGGTAGGTTTTATTTCTCAATTAGCATCTAATCAACCGATGTCAACATCTCACACTGTGCACCAAACAGCCTCCCATAGTCCTTCAGATCAAGCGAGCTCACCTCATCCCGCCGCCAAAACCAATCCTCATATCTGTACCACCGCAAGATACCATCATCCAGCATCATCCGCTGACATGCGACGCATTGTCTGCTCTGGCAGTGGTGGAACTCCCGCAACTGGGAAGCTCTCTCAAGAGTGTTGTTATCTAGCTCATGAATCACTTGCCTCCGCCCATTCGTCGCGATCTCAAACAGCAAGCAGTGGGAAATATTGAGAACCTCAAGATGTTCCATCGAGTTAAGAACACATAGCAGGGCACCCATTGTCACTTTTGAGCAACGGAGGCTCAAGACTTTCAGCTTTGGAAGGTAGGTGGTAACTGCTGAAGCAAATAGGAGATCAAATGAACCCATGACCTTGAGTTCTTTAAAGTTCTTGCATTTCTTGGCTAACTCCTCCATGATATATGGAGGATAACCAATGGAAGGCATAGTTAAGGACTCTAGTTCCTCCCATCTTTGAATAGCCATGCATATTCCATCTTTTGAAATGCGGTTCCATGCTGGCATAACCAGTCGTTTTAGGTGAGGAGACCTGTTCATCACAGAGGACAATAACACATCATAAACATAAGTGTCAAGAACATTGTCAAGATATGAGCAAAGATACCAAGAACAAGAATCCATTCGACTTAAAAAGTCTTCAAACAACATTCCTTGGACCTACAATAGATTGAATGGATTGAATGACTATTATATACTAGCAGATATCCTAGTGTGTAAAACTGATAGTGCATGACATGCAGATTAAAGGTAATTTTGTTGCAAATATAATGTCTTAAGGTTGCTTTAATTACAAAGGTCATTAAACCGACCGCTACAATATATCTGCACACAAAACCTTGACTAATGAGCTGAATGTCAGATTCAATACAGAGCTACATGTCATACAACATGTACGAATACAGAAACAAAACAATCATAAAACATAATAGTAGCTAGCAAATAGTAGTTACCTTTGTGAGATATAATTCAGGTGTTCATCTTTCATGTACAGATTGTAATGGAATATCATACAATTAACATTTCCACGGCTAATTGCCATTGCCAACCGTAGTATTTTTGAAAGTCTCTTGTCAGATCTATCATCAACCCAAATATATGGAGATGCTCTTGTTTGAATGAAGTTGGATATTAGCAGCCCAAAGTCAAGGGTGCCCCATATAAGCGGATCTGAACAGGCTAAACGCCATGAGCGACAAACTTGAGACACTGGTGACAGCTCAACCAAGTTTAACTCCTTAAATATCTTCACGAGGACATCAGTTTCCATGTCCTCCCATATTTTTCCCATCGATTTGTTCTCTCCCATTATGATCAAATCCTGCAAGTTAACAAAAACACACCAGTTAGTGAAAATCCAATTAATCAACCGGACTTCTGTCATGTACATGACAGTAATACAAACATTTGAGCCCAACCATGAGTGTCCCCGAACAGTATGAATGAGTACACTCATGATACAATGAAATGAGTAAGTTCACAAAAACCAACAGGAAATCGGAAATAATTAGGACATACGAATGAGTGAACTAACTCGTTGCGATTGATGCAATAGCTAGTGAGCTGAAATATGGTGATCCTCAACATCCATACAAATATGGCAAGTACTACATACAACATGAGCCGACTAATTTATGACAAGCAATTGGCTCACATTGGATCTCAGGTGTTGAATCCCTTCTAAAGATGATATAAAAAGATCTACTAAAAATCCACAAAGATTACTACAGGGCTAAACCAATCCCAGTTGAAGGATTACTTCTGATTTCTGAGAAGACTCAGATACTTAGGTGTTTAACAGCAATAATCAGCTTCTCTGCCAAACCAAGTCTATTCTACTATTCCCAGGCCACTGCAACAACCAGTCTTGTTACTTCCAGGAAGGAGGCAACTACCTATTGCACTACTGGTAGATCCATACCATAATAGTTGGTGGACTCACGACTTCAGTGTCACCAATGAAAAATTGGGCTGTGTGTTACCAATGTATGTATAGTTAGTGGAGCCGTGACTATCGATATCTAAATAGGA from Lolium rigidum isolate FL_2022 chromosome 4, APGP_CSIRO_Lrig_0.1, whole genome shotgun sequence encodes the following:
- the LOC124705828 gene encoding F-box/LRR-repeat protein At3g48880-like — translated: MGENKSMGKIWEDMETDVLVKIFKELNLVELSPVSQVCRSWRLACSDPLIWGTLDFGLLISNFIQTRASPYIWVDDRSDKRLSKILRLAMAISRGNVNCMIFHYNLYMKDEHLNYISQRSPHLKRLVMPAWNRISKDGICMAIQRWEELESLTMPSIGYPPYIMEELAKKCKNFKELKVMGSFDLLFASAVTTYLPKLKVLSLRCSKVTMGALLCVLNSMEHLEVLNISHCLLFEIATNGRRQVIHELDNNTLERASQLREFHHCQSRQCVACQRMMLDDGILRWYRYEDWFWRRDEVSSLDLKDYGRLFGAQCEMLTSVD